A part of Desulfobacter sp. genomic DNA contains:
- a CDS encoding IS3 family transposase: MTERGLSEYKACLFLKISRSSYRYQANPRDDTVLVIWLRTFSGKYPRHGYRQAHMQLVRSGMIINHKKVERLWQEQGLCVPRVRRKRRRGKGTTLPISAKYPNHVWTYDFMEDSCLEGQRLRFLTVVDEYTRESLAIHIDTSIPSSQVKIVLQILFATRGVPTYIRSDNGPEFIAYKIQDWLKEQGVKTKYIEPGKPWQNPFGESFNSRFRDECLNQEVFYSVPDARAIIETWRQYYNTKRLHSSLGYQTPENIRKEWEQSYMGALPPSPRGLTPTGHPDGPKEKATL, from the coding sequence ATGACGGAACGGGGCCTTTCAGAATACAAAGCATGTCTGTTTTTGAAGATAAGTCGGTCAAGCTACAGATACCAAGCAAACCCAAGGGATGACACTGTTTTGGTTATCTGGCTAAGAACATTCTCTGGTAAGTATCCGAGGCATGGGTACCGCCAGGCCCATATGCAGTTGGTCAGATCCGGGATGATCATCAATCATAAGAAAGTCGAGCGGCTCTGGCAGGAACAAGGGCTGTGCGTGCCGAGGGTCAGGCGCAAGAGGCGGCGTGGCAAGGGGACAACGCTGCCAATATCAGCGAAGTATCCCAATCATGTATGGACCTATGATTTCATGGAAGATTCCTGCCTTGAAGGGCAGCGGCTGAGATTTTTAACGGTGGTTGACGAATATACACGAGAAAGCCTGGCAATCCACATTGATACCTCAATACCATCTTCACAGGTGAAAATCGTTTTGCAGATTCTATTTGCAACCCGTGGGGTTCCAACATACATCAGGAGCGATAATGGGCCTGAGTTTATTGCATATAAAATCCAGGACTGGCTCAAAGAGCAAGGGGTGAAAACCAAGTACATTGAGCCAGGCAAACCATGGCAGAATCCTTTTGGAGAAAGCTTTAACAGCCGGTTCAGAGACGAATGTCTGAATCAGGAGGTCTTCTATTCCGTCCCGGATGCCAGGGCAATCATAGAGACGTGGCGCCAGTACTACAACACGAAAAGATTGCATAGCAGCCTGGGATATCAGACACCGGAAAACATTAGAAAGGAATGGGAACAATCTTATATGGGGGCTCTGCCCCCAAGCCCCCGGGGTTTAACGCCTACGGGCCATCCGGATGGGCCAAAGGAAAAGGCCACGCTATGA
- a CDS encoding transporter substrate-binding domain-containing protein: MKSLVCILSTSFLITWAVFFVYPSVHGAGALQLTAEEQEWLDDHDGKIRLVHTPDWPPMDFLDKEGRPAGMAADYIHLMEEKLQFRFKKVPVASWDEMLELARSKEIDVISAGQETPERRAYMSWSTPFLNLKTTIIVQKGRFGDLSLDRMQGMKIGVVSQYAVGEFIRGQYPDLDLVDVASSKEGIEKVSFGELDAMITEVPNALYIIETEKITNLSLAGDTGFELHHGLGIRRDWPIFSQIIEKALLSISEEEHQAIYGRWVRLDRPGFYLSRTFWYWVLGMAASVLLMTGTVLVWNRALKREVAQRTEALRFNEIGLEALLALNEAPHNSIRDIVEFSFRQMLDLTKSRFGYLTLEDQEGITYVVETREGEGGRPVTVAVRSTGFAGETKGFWGDAVKKGKPIISNDYHLSNPGLKGVLEAHKQIYRYMNVPIFSHNRIVVVAGMGNKNSDYTPSDLRQLNLLAHGMWRLIQRKKAEQAIQKSEKRFQDLMENTPNGIAIVQDKMVVHQNANQVKLMGDVNFMEPDSDNRFHEEDLPKVRSFFAQVRDGSLKASEVDFRFYPGTPGEDNDAVTWV, encoded by the coding sequence ATGAAATCCCTTGTATGTATACTGAGTACCTCTTTTTTAATCACCTGGGCGGTGTTTTTTGTCTATCCCAGTGTCCATGGGGCCGGGGCGTTGCAGCTGACCGCGGAGGAACAGGAATGGCTGGATGACCATGACGGTAAGATCCGGCTGGTCCATACCCCGGACTGGCCCCCCATGGATTTTCTGGATAAAGAGGGGCGGCCCGCGGGCATGGCCGCCGATTATATCCACCTTATGGAAGAGAAGCTTCAGTTCAGGTTCAAAAAGGTACCGGTGGCTTCCTGGGATGAAATGCTGGAACTGGCAAGGTCAAAAGAGATCGATGTGATTTCAGCCGGCCAGGAAACACCGGAACGCAGGGCCTATATGAGCTGGTCCACCCCTTTTTTGAATCTTAAGACCACGATAATCGTCCAAAAGGGCAGGTTTGGTGATTTGAGCCTGGACCGGATGCAGGGAATGAAAATCGGGGTGGTCAGCCAGTATGCCGTGGGTGAATTTATCCGGGGGCAGTACCCCGACCTTGATCTGGTGGATGTGGCCAGCTCAAAGGAGGGCATCGAAAAGGTCTCATTTGGTGAACTGGATGCCATGATCACCGAGGTGCCCAATGCCCTGTATATCATTGAAACCGAGAAAATCACCAACCTGAGCCTGGCGGGCGACACGGGGTTTGAGCTTCACCACGGGCTGGGAATACGCCGGGACTGGCCCATTTTCAGCCAAATTATTGAAAAGGCCCTGCTCTCCATTTCAGAAGAGGAGCACCAGGCGATCTACGGCCGGTGGGTACGCCTGGACCGCCCCGGCTTTTACCTGTCCCGCACCTTCTGGTACTGGGTTTTGGGCATGGCTGCCTCGGTTTTGCTTATGACAGGCACCGTTCTCGTCTGGAACCGGGCGCTGAAACGGGAGGTGGCCCAGCGCACCGAAGCCCTTCGTTTCAACGAAATCGGTCTGGAGGCTCTGTTGGCCTTGAACGAGGCGCCGCATAATTCCATCCGGGATATTGTGGAATTTTCCTTCCGTCAGATGCTGGACCTCACCAAAAGCCGGTTCGGATATCTGACGCTTGAGGATCAGGAAGGAATTACCTATGTGGTGGAAACCCGGGAGGGGGAAGGGGGACGCCCGGTGACGGTGGCGGTCCGTTCCACCGGGTTTGCCGGGGAAACCAAGGGATTCTGGGGGGATGCCGTAAAAAAAGGCAAACCCATTATCTCCAATGATTACCATTTGTCCAACCCGGGGCTGAAAGGGGTGCTCGAGGCCCATAAACAAATTTACAGGTATATGAATGTTCCCATATTCAGCCACAACCGCATCGTGGTGGTGGCGGGCATGGGCAACAAAAACAGTGACTACACCCCTTCGGACCTCCGCCAGCTCAATCTCCTGGCCCACGGCATGTGGCGCCTGATCCAGCGTAAAAAGGCGGAACAGGCCATACAGAAAAGCGAAAAACGTTTCCAGGATCTGATGGAAAACACCCCCAACGGCATTGCCATTGTCCAGGACAAGATGGTGGTCCACCAGAATGCCAACCAGGTCAAGCTCATGGGGGATGTCAATTTTATGGAGCCGGATTCGGATAACCGTTTCCATGAGGAAGACCTGCCCAAGGTCCGGTCCTTTTTTGCCCAGGTCCGGGACGGCAGCCTTAAGGCCTCGGAGGTGGATTTCAGGTTTTATCCGGGGACTCCGGGTGAGGACAATGATGCCGTGACCTGGGTGTGA
- a CDS encoding trimethylamine methyltransferase family protein — translation MGNRLQPLTREQIHIIHNAAMRILNQTGVAFKLPEAIEIFKAHGFNTDGDKVYFEESQVLKALETVPREFTIMARNPEKSVRLGGDHFAFGPAWAAPFVIDADGTRRNASLGDQENMCRLVQTSEYVDFAAGSMAVPAEFPPKEAATRMLHAAITMTDMPLISNPCAKENGREIAEMAHIVWGKKAADLEHPVSIVSVNPLSPLSYADDTLEGLIEFARNGQALLISSMVLAGITGPIDIAGTAAQEMAECLAGITLAQLITPGVPCVCGGTSCASDMRTGGVSLGGPESLQLTAIAAQMAEHYGLPCRYGGNLTDSYAINAQAGFESALLMAAPVIAGAHFIHQACGILGAYAAVSLEKFVIDEEVCGMIKRAVAPLDISEESINTDLIKRVGPSGSYMMQPETAMKCRTAFFPARLTCRSTYDDWVAKNNGDMVARAAEYVKKRIESYEKPEIDPGVEKDLNAYVDKKTNN, via the coding sequence ATGGGAAATAGATTACAGCCCCTTACCAGAGAACAGATCCATATTATCCACAATGCGGCCATGCGCATCCTCAACCAGACCGGGGTGGCCTTTAAATTGCCTGAGGCCATAGAAATTTTCAAAGCACACGGCTTCAACACCGATGGGGACAAGGTTTACTTTGAAGAGTCCCAGGTACTCAAGGCCCTTGAAACCGTGCCCCGCGAGTTCACCATCATGGCCCGCAACCCTGAAAAATCAGTGCGCCTCGGCGGGGACCACTTTGCATTCGGCCCGGCCTGGGCCGCCCCCTTTGTCATAGATGCAGACGGCACCCGCCGCAATGCATCCCTTGGGGATCAGGAAAATATGTGCCGGCTGGTCCAGACTTCAGAATATGTGGATTTTGCCGCCGGCTCAATGGCTGTTCCTGCTGAATTTCCTCCCAAAGAGGCCGCCACCCGCATGCTTCATGCCGCCATCACCATGACGGACATGCCTTTGATCTCAAATCCCTGTGCCAAGGAAAACGGCCGGGAGATCGCTGAAATGGCGCACATCGTCTGGGGTAAAAAGGCCGCCGACCTGGAGCATCCTGTTTCCATCGTATCGGTGAACCCCCTCTCCCCCCTCTCCTATGCCGATGATACCCTGGAAGGGCTAATTGAGTTTGCCCGCAACGGCCAGGCCCTGCTCATTTCCTCCATGGTACTGGCCGGCATTACCGGCCCCATCGACATTGCCGGCACTGCGGCCCAGGAAATGGCCGAATGCCTGGCCGGTATCACCCTGGCCCAGCTGATTACCCCCGGCGTCCCCTGTGTCTGCGGCGGTACATCCTGCGCCTCTGACATGCGCACCGGCGGCGTCAGCCTGGGCGGCCCCGAATCCCTGCAGCTTACTGCCATCGCCGCCCAGATGGCCGAACACTACGGTCTGCCCTGCCGCTACGGAGGCAACCTGACCGACTCATACGCCATCAACGCCCAGGCCGGGTTCGAGTCCGCCCTGCTCATGGCCGCCCCGGTGATCGCCGGCGCCCACTTCATCCACCAGGCCTGCGGCATCCTGGGGGCCTACGCCGCTGTCAGCCTTGAAAAATTTGTCATCGACGAAGAGGTCTGCGGCATGATCAAACGCGCAGTAGCCCCCCTGGATATCTCCGAGGAAAGCATTAACACGGACCTGATCAAACGGGTGGGCCCCTCTGGCTCCTATATGATGCAGCCTGAAACCGCAATGAAATGCAGGACGGCCTTTTTCCCGGCCCGGCTGACCTGCAGAAGCACCTACGATGACTGGGTGGCCAAAAACAACGGCGATATGGTCGCCCGGGCCGCAGAGTACGTAAAAAAGAGGATTGAATCTTATGAGAAACCCGAGATTGATCCGGGGGTTGAAAAAGATCTCAATGCCTATGTGGATAAAAAAACAAATAATTAA
- a CDS encoding BCCT family transporter: protein MSPQTSSRTGVMEKFLGKTDHQLFWITLVIFGLIVGLGVATPEKLATALKSAQSFITTNFTWYYMLFTAACLIFSLWAAVGPFAHMKLGKDEDQPEFSTMAWLAMLFSAGIGLGFIFWGIAEPLYHYMQTPYGAEPGTAGAVPVALQISYLHWGFHPWSLYAVGGLGIAYFSFRHDQPMTIATSLYGLLGEKTETSIWSKLTNLVTAFATIAGISTALGLGILSIKFGLTHITGIEMTPGITVFVLILFMAAYIASSVSGLKRGLKYMSLINLWLAFAVIAFIFFAGPTLQLLDLFPDSLGHYLSNFITMTFWTDSMNQAFDGKWLGWWTVFYWAFWIAWVPFVGGFIARISKGRTVREFILWVVLIPSVVMFVCFDIFGGAAILAERSGTVELWKAVQADMGSGIFTLLSAYPMGFFASIMIFVSLIIFLITSADSASFLVAMLMSKGELEPKAGMKIVWGFVLGTLAIILLQTDGLKALQTASIVCALPFTVVMIAMMFSIVKGFGKDLKKN, encoded by the coding sequence ATGTCCCCCCAAACCAGCAGCAGGACAGGGGTAATGGAAAAATTTCTGGGTAAGACAGACCACCAGCTTTTCTGGATCACCCTTGTAATCTTCGGCCTCATCGTCGGGCTGGGGGTCGCAACCCCTGAAAAACTGGCCACCGCCCTCAAATCAGCACAATCATTCATTACCACCAACTTCACCTGGTATTATATGCTTTTTACCGCGGCCTGCCTCATCTTTTCCCTTTGGGCGGCAGTAGGCCCCTTTGCCCATATGAAGCTGGGCAAGGATGAGGACCAGCCCGAATTTTCCACCATGGCCTGGCTGGCCATGCTCTTTTCAGCCGGCATCGGCCTTGGTTTTATATTCTGGGGCATTGCGGAACCGCTGTACCATTATATGCAGACCCCCTACGGCGCTGAACCGGGTACAGCCGGAGCCGTGCCCGTGGCCCTTCAGATCTCCTACCTGCACTGGGGATTCCACCCCTGGTCCCTGTATGCCGTGGGGGGCCTGGGCATCGCTTACTTTTCCTTCAGGCATGACCAGCCCATGACCATTGCCACCTCCCTGTACGGCCTGCTGGGAGAAAAAACCGAAACCAGCATCTGGAGCAAGCTGACCAACCTGGTCACTGCATTTGCCACCATCGCCGGCATCAGCACCGCCCTGGGCCTGGGCATCCTCTCCATTAAATTCGGCCTGACCCATATCACAGGCATTGAAATGACGCCGGGAATCACTGTGTTCGTACTCATTCTTTTCATGGCCGCCTATATTGCCTCTTCCGTGTCCGGACTGAAACGCGGCCTGAAATACATGAGTCTGATCAATCTCTGGCTGGCCTTTGCCGTCATCGCCTTTATTTTCTTTGCCGGCCCCACGCTTCAATTGCTGGACCTCTTCCCGGATTCTTTGGGCCATTATCTGTCCAACTTCATCACCATGACCTTCTGGACCGATTCCATGAACCAGGCCTTTGACGGCAAATGGCTGGGATGGTGGACGGTCTTTTACTGGGCCTTCTGGATTGCCTGGGTCCCTTTTGTCGGCGGCTTCATCGCCCGGATCTCCAAGGGCAGGACCGTCCGTGAATTCATCCTGTGGGTGGTACTCATTCCCTCAGTGGTCATGTTTGTCTGCTTTGACATCTTCGGTGGGGCGGCCATACTTGCAGAACGCTCAGGTACGGTTGAACTGTGGAAGGCCGTCCAGGCCGACATGGGTTCGGGAATTTTCACCCTGCTCTCTGCATACCCCATGGGATTTTTCGCCTCCATCATGATTTTCGTCAGCCTGATCATCTTTTTGATCACCTCCGCCGACTCTGCATCCTTTCTGGTTGCCATGCTCATGTCCAAGGGCGAACTGGAACCCAAAGCCGGTATGAAAATCGTTTGGGGATTCGTCCTGGGCACCCTGGCCATTATCCTGCTCCAGACCGACGGGCTGAAAGCCCTTCAGACCGCCTCCATCGTCTGTGCCCTCCCCTTCACGGTGGTCATGATCGCCATGATGTTCTCAATTGTCAAAGGATTTGGTAAGGACTTGAAAAAGAATTAG
- a CDS encoding L-fuculose-phosphate aldolase — MEMEAQRKAIVGFGRKMVASGLTTGTGGNLSIIDRDSGRVAVSPSGIEYAALKPEDVVLTDLEGSIVDGQCTPTSELGFHLAVYRSRPDAGAVVHTHSPYATTMACLGWEIPAVHYLVGFAGKKVPIAPYATFGTPELAENVTQTIGEYNALLLANHGLLALGANIDAAFAAAEEIEFVAQIYYQTKSVGSPVILPEKEMDTVIEKFKTYGQKKMGSE; from the coding sequence ATGGAGATGGAGGCGCAAAGAAAAGCGATTGTAGGGTTTGGGCGGAAAATGGTTGCGTCTGGCCTGACCACGGGGACCGGAGGTAATCTGAGTATCATTGACAGGGATTCGGGCCGCGTGGCCGTCAGTCCCAGCGGCATTGAATATGCCGCCCTCAAGCCGGAGGATGTGGTGCTCACCGATCTTGAAGGCAGCATAGTGGACGGCCAATGCACCCCCACCAGCGAACTGGGATTTCACCTGGCCGTATACCGCAGCCGGCCCGATGCCGGGGCTGTGGTCCACACCCATTCACCCTATGCCACCACCATGGCCTGTCTGGGCTGGGAAATCCCTGCGGTGCATTACCTTGTGGGCTTTGCCGGGAAAAAGGTTCCCATCGCCCCCTATGCCACATTCGGAACCCCTGAACTGGCCGAAAATGTGACACAGACCATCGGAGAATACAATGCCCTGCTCCTTGCCAACCACGGCCTGCTGGCGTTGGGGGCGAACATTGACGCCGCCTTTGCCGCTGCAGAGGAGATCGAATTTGTGGCCCAAATCTATTACCAGACCAAAAGCGTCGGCAGCCCGGTGATTTTGCCTGAAAAGGAGATGGACACCGTGATTGAAAAGTTCAAGACCTACGGGCAGAAGAAAATGGGGTCAGAATAA
- a CDS encoding class I SAM-dependent methyltransferase: protein MNIKTEKSNASSYCDYNDAFTGYDHNRQPNGLKEILALLGKNTIPVQEQTILEGGFGTGAYIDHIRHSVKRIFGVEGSEQGYEQTVKKTKGADNVRLQIGNILDLSFEPDLFDGYMVNQVLHHLDTEPAFPNLDTFIKEGYRVLKPGGILTINTSSQEQLDPLSGVYWNYKYIEQAARAMRERYVPVDDLISRLTTCGFTDIQTLIPSGKLFQGAYYDNPDLALTKEFQKADSVYCFLSEEEINAANTRLAADIADGTVYRHMAERAEKAATTGEAIIVSARKPG from the coding sequence ATGAACATCAAAACGGAGAAATCAAATGCATCCTCCTATTGCGACTACAATGATGCATTTACCGGATATGACCACAACAGACAACCCAACGGCCTAAAGGAAATCCTAGCTCTGTTGGGGAAAAATACCATCCCGGTTCAGGAACAGACCATTTTGGAGGGCGGATTCGGAACCGGTGCCTATATTGACCATATCCGGCATTCTGTAAAAAGGATCTTCGGCGTGGAAGGATCCGAGCAGGGATATGAGCAGACCGTCAAAAAAACCAAAGGCGCGGACAATGTCCGCCTCCAGATCGGCAACATTCTGGATCTCTCCTTTGAGCCGGACCTTTTCGATGGCTACATGGTCAACCAGGTCCTTCACCACCTTGATACGGAACCGGCGTTTCCCAATCTTGACACATTTATTAAAGAGGGATACAGGGTATTAAAACCCGGCGGCATCCTCACCATCAACACCTCTTCACAGGAACAGCTCGATCCCCTGTCCGGGGTGTACTGGAATTATAAATATATTGAACAGGCCGCCCGTGCCATGCGGGAACGGTATGTTCCAGTTGACGATCTCATATCACGGCTCACCACCTGCGGATTTACAGATATCCAGACCCTTATTCCTTCGGGAAAACTTTTCCAGGGCGCCTATTATGACAATCCGGATCTTGCACTGACAAAGGAATTCCAAAAAGCCGATTCCGTCTATTGTTTTCTCAGTGAAGAGGAGATCAACGCCGCCAATACCCGGCTTGCCGCTGACATAGCAGACGGTACTGTCTACCGGCATATGGCCGAGAGGGCCGAGAAAGCGGCAACAACCGGAGAGGCAATCATCGTGTCCGCACGGAAACCAGGATAG